One Camarhynchus parvulus chromosome 26, STF_HiC, whole genome shotgun sequence genomic window carries:
- the UBE2T gene encoding ubiquitin-conjugating enzyme E2 T, giving the protein MQRASRLARELSLLATEPPPGITCWQNGQLDDLRAQILGGVDTPYEKGIFNLEIIVPERYPFEPPKIRFLTPIYHPNIDSAGRICLDVLKLPPKGAWRPSLNISTLLTSIQLLMAEPNPDDPLMANISSEYKYNKQLFLLNAREWTEKYAGQPRASKPLEEKISQSETSTSSESTMQKRKGVDISRKEKKCRPDS; this is encoded by the exons ATGCAGAGAGCTTCACGGCTGGCAAGGGAGCTCTCACTCCTGGCTACAGAGCCACCTCCGGGCATCACTTGCTGGCAGAATGGGCAGCTGGATGACCTACGGGCAC AAATTTTAGGAGGTGTGGACACACCATATGAGAAAGGAATATTCAACCTGGAAATCATAGTTCCTGAAAG GTACCCATTTGAGCCGCCAAAGATTCGCTTCCTGACCCCCATCTACCATCCCAACATCGACTCTGCTGGAAGGATTTGCTTGGATGTTCTTAAGTTACCACCGAAG GGTGCATGGAGGCCTTCCCTGAACATCTCCACCTTGCTGACCTCCATCCAGCTGCTGATGGCAGAGCCCAACCCTGACGATCCTCTCATGGCCAATATT TCCTCGGAGTACAAGTACAACaagcagctgttcctgctcaACGCCAGGGAGTGGACCGAGAAATACGCAGGGCAGCCAAGG GCTTCCAAGCCTTTAGAAGAGAAAATCAGCCAAAGTGAAACAAGCACCAGCAGTGAGTCAAccatgcagaaaagaaaaggggtTGACATCAgtaggaaggagaagaaatgccGCCCAGATTCGTGA